Proteins co-encoded in one Melitaea cinxia chromosome 13, ilMelCinx1.1, whole genome shotgun sequence genomic window:
- the LOC123658972 gene encoding uncharacterized protein LOC123658972, which translates to MSEVKQVKVDNWGIYFLQRLKHFFNRTDYCDLTLQFQDNAQLKVHRLVLSACTEYFELLERTCEMYEDCLVMPDDLKADVVVPIINFMYTGQLEFKTDLLEKLYQTSLVMQMPVLTKLLASHRHTSKSNHKARPAPTSHYGKRFIKHTKSTPSPSSSSSSATTKRSYSNTFENVDTLKAKKPYIVNAQVNDKNVIQDSVSSNPKFPIFSEKNKHLAKEPRPTRYELPEELDEDNIFDNSFTNISYTSTPLMVHPKTTKQYTSKRIKLFEEGSSSRFVQGSSNDIVECKKISFNDSPFIDENSVVDESDTFQSLQGKDDSKDASQLFDQIIDKNDWPNITIETKKNKQSGSLEHAKIISEVLKKYPHLVKTNKHIKLKILNSPTKPKKGRSSNTNYEDKDVVKVKSEPDFTYQSDVFDSKEAARLIALGAENVSGPWICLICGTPGKALHFTSYYNFRKHLVDVHNEKPVPNICEYCGFKSQKRNYLVHHQLTKHGVEPPARYNFPRCNYCPYIALNEALMVKHKLTHNDVKSLRKNVLLMSVYSQKIGNKYGGDRKNNLQCIYCLRNFLRENNLYAHLKTDHKEAAKNDGFIDDSDEEMQEEEEKLKTKHSISESSDYIEVEVPVHFTNSFEDNNIQYQIERRSDNNIHIESKKSRISQAKQKILNPGFSMQEQNSPSLSTQQKTRTINASLKRNDFLQELCAPSSNTLNNDDIVVIDNKEYIVQDYQLIPKKEKGVEDYIITNTGNSSKDESIQSIIPTTAMEFHNIQNTSPNPKVFVKKSTNVNQPIQIVVSNEEEYKALVSNQSVIFDDGDSNKTLAVLAPGASSLETATIDLDNTQSNDMMIIQDDFTMNVSEAVAANNSNIVVVYSHPVEDQNKRYQIITSEGVEAQFVPSSAIMTQNYETVTTCSPVVNAHTELDNTWQTNIQANINKLPISSSDTELHTMTVAESVTIAPESDSSHNLNVNEFAGDPIKTTESVPININSSNINAENQVTENNFNSCTVLPNITEEIKNVPVCQPSAIITLGHPTMITTSLQKTIAETNIQSSPSTDTDASSLMNNFIPTSSITTIDETIRTETLEPITESTDEATCNNLSPPYAEEILEQQEDQTSVTNTQAVIENEIETNTKPLNENIICEVDNLIHQPRSSDEHVITEQSDVPLVQEDVNNDNEKLEQPLNVMEVDETIENIAGDIGINPDIITKTVSPKNTEDSEGMPVTKVALAQIENLTSEWSEDESETIVDNENKSDVSSSEVKNDDTGETSEVEESIENIQHEVDKQVSRDIVPYTVDEDLSSQDDKSSKLTEQPEDNKEVNDVQAVSKEKISLLLNDWDDNDSQEDSTPTTSENNKSDQAMVAPNNENIEIDSVTVDNPDLSKNDSIKRLVSDWDEDDEENKE; encoded by the coding sequence ATGTCTGAAGTAAAACAAGTGAAAGTGGACAATTGGGGAATTTATTTCCTCCAAAGGCTAAAACATTTCTTTAATCGCACGGATTACTGTGACTTGACTCTTCAATTTCAAGACAATGCACAGCTCAAGGTGCACAGGCTTGTTCTTAGTGCTTGCACAGAGTACTTCGAGTTGTTGGAGCGAACATGTGAAATGTACGAAGATTGTTTGGTTATGCCGGATGATCTAAAAGCCGATGTTGTAGTACCCATAATAAACTTCATGTACACGGGGCAACTGGAATTCAAAACGgatttattagaaaaattatatcaaacctCCCTCGTTATGCAAATGCCAGTACTCACTAAACTTCTTGCTTCTCATCGACATACATCAAAATCTAATCATAAAGCCAGACCAGCTCCCACAAGTCACTATGGTAAGAGATTcataaaacacacaaaatcaacACCTTCTCcaagtagtagtagtagcagCGCTACCACTAAGCGTAGTTACTCCAACACTTTTGAAAATGTAGACACGTTGAAGGCTAAGAAACCATATATTGTCAACGCACAAGTGaatgataaaaatgttattcaagATTCAGTGTCCTCAAATCCAAAATTTCCTatattttctgaaaaaaataaacacttgGCAAAGGAACCCCGTCCGACACGGTATGAATTACCAGAAGAATTGGACGaagataatatatttgataattcCTTCACTAATATATCATACACTTCAACACCACTAATGGTGCAtccaaaaacaacaaaacagtATACCtcgaaaagaataaaattatttgaagaaGGCTCCAGTTCTAGATTTGTGCAGGGGTCGTCGAATGACATTGTGGAGTGTAAGAAAATATCATTTAACGATAGCCCTTTCATTGATGAAAATAGTGTTGTAGACGAAAGCGACACATTTCAATCCTTACAGGGAAAAGATGATTCCAAAGATGCAAGTCAACTTTTTGATCAAATTATAGACAAAAATGACTGGCCCAATATAACTatagagacaaaaaaaaacaaacaatcagGAAGCTTGGAACATGCTAAAATAATAAGTgaagtactaaaaaaatatcCACATTTAGTTAAAACTAATAAGCATATAAAATTGAAGATTCTTAACAGTCCAACTAAACCTAAAAAAGGTCGCTCATCAAATACAAATTATGAAGACAAAGATGTAGTTAAGGTAAAAAGTGAACCAGATTTTACATATCAGAGTGATGTTTTTGATTCAAAAGAAGCAGCAAGGCTTATAGCTTTAGGTGCAGAAAATGTCAGTGGCCCGTGGATTTGTCTCATTTGTGGAACACCGGGTAAAGCTTTACATTTTACTTCATATTATAACTTCCGTAAACATCTCGTTGATGTTCACAATGAAAAACCCGTACCAAATATTTGTGAATACTGTGGATTTAAGTCGCAAAAGAGAAACTATTTAGTTCACCATCAGTTAACTAAGCATGGAGTAGAGCCACCAGCACGTTATAATTTCCCAAGGTGTAATTATTGCCCATACATAGCTCTAAATGAAGCATTAATGGTAAAACACAAATTAACTCACAATGATGTAAAAAGCTTAAGAAAGAATGTGCTGTTAATGTCAGTATATTCACAGAAAATTGGCAATAAATATGGAGGAGACAGAAAAAACAATTTGCAGTGCATTTACTGCCTCCGAAACTTTTTACGTGAAAACAATTTATATGCCCATTTAAAAACAGATCACAAAGAAGCTGCAAAGAATGATGGGTTTATCGATGATTCAGATGAAGAAATGCAAGAAGAGGAAGAAAAATTGAAAACTAAGCACAGTATATCTGAATCTTCTGATTACATTGAAGTAGAAGTACCAGTTCATTTTACTAATTCATTTGAGGACAATAATATACAGTACCAAATAGAAAGAAGGTCTGATAACAATATTCATATTGAATCTAAAAAATCACGAATATCACAAgctaaacaaaaaattttaaatcctGGCTTCAGTATGCAAGAACAAAATAGCCCTTCTTTATCTACACAACAGAAGACAAGAACTATAAATGCATCACTAAAAAGGAATGACTTTTTACAAGAACTTTGTGCCCCTTCGTCTAACACTCTTAACAATGATGATATTGTAGTAATTGATAACAAGGAATATATTGTTCAGGATTATCAACTTATACCCAAGAAAGAAAAAGGCGTAGAGGACTATATTATCACCAATACAGGCAATAGCAGTAAAGATGAAAGTATACAATCAATTATACCGACAACTGCTATGGAGTTCCacaatatacaaaatacaagtcCCAATCCAAaagtatttgttaaaaaatccACTAATGTTAATCAGCCTATACAAATAGTTGTTTCAAATGAAGAAGAATACAAAGCTTTAGTATCTAACCAATCTGTAATATTCGATGATGGTGATTCCAACAAAACTTTAGCAGTGTTGGCTCCTGGGGCTTCATCATTAGAAACTGCTACAATTGACTTAGATAATACTCAATCAAATGACATGATGATAATCCAAGATGACTTTACAATGAATGTATCTGAAGCTGTAGCTGCTAATAATTCAAACATAGTTGTTGTGTATAGTCACCCAGTGGAAGATCAAAATAAACGATATCAAATTATAACAAGCGAGGGTGTCGAGGCTCAATTTGTTCCATCCTCAGCTATCATGACACAAAATTATGAGACTGTTACAACTTGCTCTCCTGTTGTAAATGCACATACTGAATTAGACAATACATGGCAAACCAACATTCAAgctaacattaataaattaccCATAAGTTCTTCAGATACAGAATTACATACAATGACTGTAGCTGAATCAGTTACAATCGCACCGGAATCTGATTCAAgtcataatttaaatgttaacgaGTTTGCAGGAGACCCAATAAAAACCACAGAATCAGtacctataaatataaattcatcaaATATTAATGCAGAAAACCAAGTTactgaaaacaattttaattcatGTACTGTTTTACCTAATATCACTgaggaaataaaaaatgtacctgTGTGTCAACCAAGTGCTATCATTACTCTCGGACATCCCACTATGATAACAACTAGTCTTCAAAAAACAATAGCTGAAACTAATATTCAATCATCACCTTCAACAGATACTGATGCATCTTCTttgatgaataattttattccCACGTCCTCCATAACCACCATAGATGAAACAATAAGAACTGAAACATTAGAGCCAATCACTGAAAGCACAGATGAAGCTACATGCAACAATCTCTCTCCACCCTATGCTGAAGAAATTTTAGAACAACAAGAAGATCAAACTTCTGTAACTAATACCCAAGCAgtaattgaaaatgaaatagAAACAAATACAAAACCTTTAAATGAGAATATTATTTGCGAAGTAGATAATCTAATACATCAACCACGATCTTCAGATGAGCATGTAATAACTGAACAATCTGATGTACCATTGGTTCAAGAAGATGTTAATAATGATAACGAGAAATTAGAACAGCCGTTAAATGTAATGGAAGTTGACGAAACAATAGAGAATATTGCAGGAGATATTGGTATAAATCCAGACATAATTACAAAAACGGTTAGTCCCAAAAATACTGAAGATTCTGAGGGTATGCCTGTTACAAAAGTAGCACTAGCCCAAATAGAAAACCTAACATCTGAATGGTCTGAAGACGAAAGTGAAACAATAGTTGACAATGAAAACAAATCAGATGTGTCTAGCTCGGAAGTTAAAAATGATGATACTGGAGAAACATCGGAGGTAGAAGAATCTATTGAAAATATTCAACATGAAGTAGACAAGCAGGTATCTAGAGACATAGTTCCTTATACAGTAGATGAAGATTTAAGCTCACAAGAtgataaatcatcaaaattgacaGAACAACCTGAAGACAATAAAGAAGTTAATGATGTCCAAGCCgtctcaaaagaaaaaatttcTCTACTTCTTAATGATTGGGATGACAATGATTCTCAAGAAGATAGCACGCCCACTACTTCTGAGAATAATAAAAGTGATCAAGCTATGGTTGCTCCAAACAATGAAAATATCGAAATTGATAGTGTCACTGTAGACAATCCTGATTTAAGTAAAAATGATAGTATTAAGAGACTAGTTAGTGACTGGGATGAAGATGACgaagaaaataaagaataa
- the LOC123658840 gene encoding uncharacterized protein LOC123658840 translates to MGSVQEEKPAESVAKTHVRELRNTELVSRLLAATPPYLYSALPLQPHAFFFSEMLRSFVNARHGCRPPHYHRRFKRRSHKYFAENETEWRRDWPKQDDDKKEPEIRPEVPLELTVDKQPRVCDQSPRRLSPKTEPPKPSSPGPPGRHSTFVDVGTEELPKPAPCVPPGRNPVEANAVPPSNLILPPPPPMWYPPLYNPQFGVDPLNFFIDLRVSGHIYDRKRAMSEAIDPNSGPEVRNDESNIEKRLGKDFGQKPRHLSAFSVPVRSSHSQVDGPEKFFERSNRFLGKPNGTSYIMRNLKSVYENLHSVEQNDGLKEKNEDTKGESSDLEDDIMD, encoded by the coding sequence ATGGGTTCGGTTCAAGAAGAAAAACCTGCTGAAAGTGTAGCTAAAACACACGTACGCGAGCTACGGAATACTGAACTCGTTTCTCGCTTATTAGCGGCAACGCCGCCATACCTTTATAGCGCTTTACCGCTTCAACCGCACGCGTTTTTCTTCAGCGAGATGCTAAGATCGTTTGTGAACGCTCGTCATGGGTGTCGACCACCGCATTACCATCGTCGTTTCAAGCGTCGGTCTCATAAATATTTTGCTGAAAATGAAACTGAATGGAGACGCGATTGGCCGAAGCAAGATGACGATAAAAAGGAACCAGAAATACGTCCAGAAGTTCCACTTGAGCTTACCGTGGACAAGCAGCCGCGAGTTTGTGATCAGTCTCCTAGAAGACTGTCACCCAAAACTGAGCCCCCTAAGCCAAGTAGCCCTGGACCGCCTGGCAGACATTCAACGTTTGTAGATGTTGGCACAGAGGAACTTCCTAAGCCCGCTCCATGTGTTCCTCCTGGAAGGAATCCCGTCGAGGCAAATGCCGTTCCTCCTTCGAATTTGATACTACCCCCACCTCCACCTATGTGGTATCCACCGCTTTACAATCCTCAATTCGGTGTAGATCCACTCAATTTCTTCATTGATTTACGCGTTTCTGGTCATATTTATGACAGAAAAAGGGCCATGTCAGAAGCAATAGATCCAAATAGTGGTCCAGAAGTGAGGAATGATGAGTCTAATATAGAGAAAAGACTCGGAAAAGATTTTGGTCAAAAACCTAGACATTTATCTGCTTTTTCTGTTCCCGTTCGTTCTAGTCATAGCCAAGTTGATGGACCAGAAAAATTCTTTGAACGTAGTAATAGATTCTTGGGAAAACCAAACGGGACGTCGTATATAATGAGAAATTTAAAGAGCGTGTATGAAAATCTACATTCTGTTGAACAAAATGAtggtttaaaagaaaaaaatgaagaTACCAAAGGCGAATCATCAGATTTGGAGGACGATATTATGGACTGA